A single window of Vibrio sp. SCSIO 43137 DNA harbors:
- a CDS encoding methyl-accepting chemotaxis protein — MDNFQLSQKQKIYLVLAILTIGFIGLSVYTAGRLNEMSQEYNTSIDVTNGSTEIEATQVKLLQLANGLSAMNAEKVSQINSALSSILQSTQSNQNYLNRIGLSQSANKLKLAFSDYQNALQPWLSLKARLGFNADDGLLGQLKTLALDIEAKIKETGMVTLDSDFQAMIKQQQNYLLTPNENNLKLFNRARAGFTNMSNTYAMLDLYEKELQQYGETFEQVAALSQQSDVLEADLSQKQSAVLSIIAQISSQLGDISRSHQESATAKADGTLWSVMIASLLLAVVTIGVFITLSFSISRSLAQTANALSAIASGNLANRLPVSNNHQDEFNQLAIAINETCENLGQLVNDVQLNSEALSNDAEELNQGIDNVVESQSDVVNQTQLLATATEEVSSTAQQVSDNLERVAAVSRSSTESANTGEKVISLAIESIEEVSEILASTSVHTTQLEEASNRIDSVMEMINGIAEQTNLLALNAAIEAARAGDQGRGFAVVADEVRSLAVRTVEAVAEISGTVDTLKNESAEVIQYISKSESSMIKGRERGSDAVEALTEITRKTSEASEQTEVIFRSIRELAETSQSMADSMSKISSSMSLIEESNHSLKQTSQLVDQRSTKLNNKCLTFSV, encoded by the coding sequence ATGGATAATTTTCAACTGTCACAGAAGCAAAAGATCTATCTGGTTCTGGCCATACTGACCATTGGTTTTATCGGTCTTTCCGTATATACAGCAGGTCGTCTGAATGAGATGAGTCAGGAATACAACACCAGTATTGATGTAACCAACGGTTCAACTGAAATAGAAGCTACACAAGTTAAACTACTGCAGTTGGCAAATGGGCTTTCTGCAATGAATGCCGAGAAAGTTTCACAGATTAATTCGGCGCTCTCTTCTATCCTGCAGAGTACTCAATCTAATCAGAACTACCTGAACCGAATCGGACTCAGTCAGAGTGCGAATAAATTAAAGCTTGCCTTTAGCGACTATCAAAACGCCTTGCAGCCGTGGCTTAGCCTTAAGGCCCGCCTTGGCTTTAATGCCGACGATGGTTTGTTGGGGCAGTTAAAAACTCTGGCACTGGATATTGAAGCAAAAATCAAAGAGACAGGAATGGTGACGCTGGACTCTGATTTTCAGGCCATGATCAAGCAGCAACAAAATTATCTTCTGACGCCGAATGAGAACAACCTTAAACTGTTTAATCGCGCCAGAGCCGGCTTTACCAATATGTCGAATACTTACGCCATGTTGGATCTCTATGAGAAGGAGTTGCAGCAGTATGGGGAAACCTTTGAACAGGTTGCGGCTTTATCTCAGCAGTCTGATGTTCTGGAAGCGGATTTAAGTCAGAAGCAGTCAGCTGTACTCTCCATTATTGCTCAAATTTCTTCCCAGTTAGGTGATATCAGCAGAAGCCATCAGGAGTCGGCTACGGCTAAGGCCGACGGAACCCTATGGTCGGTGATGATTGCCTCCTTGCTGCTGGCCGTTGTGACTATTGGTGTTTTTATTACTCTCTCATTTTCAATTTCGCGCTCACTTGCACAAACAGCAAACGCACTCAGTGCTATTGCAAGCGGTAACCTGGCCAACCGGCTTCCTGTCAGCAATAACCATCAGGATGAATTTAATCAACTGGCAATTGCCATAAATGAAACCTGTGAAAATCTGGGGCAACTGGTTAACGATGTTCAATTAAATAGCGAGGCGCTTTCCAATGATGCCGAAGAGCTAAATCAGGGCATTGATAATGTGGTGGAAAGCCAGTCTGATGTGGTCAATCAGACTCAGCTTCTGGCGACGGCGACAGAAGAAGTAAGCTCAACGGCTCAGCAGGTATCGGATAACCTTGAGCGGGTCGCTGCCGTCAGCCGCTCTTCAACGGAGTCAGCCAATACGGGAGAGAAGGTTATTTCTCTGGCTATCGAATCTATTGAAGAGGTCAGTGAGATTCTGGCCAGTACCTCAGTGCATACCACCCAGTTAGAAGAGGCATCCAACCGGATTGATTCGGTGATGGAGATGATTAATGGTATCGCAGAGCAGACCAATCTGCTGGCACTCAATGCAGCTATTGAAGCAGCAAGGGCAGGGGATCAGGGACGAGGCTTTGCGGTGGTTGCCGATGAAGTCAGAAGTCTGGCAGTCAGAACTGTTGAAGCCGTGGCAGAGATATCCGGTACAGTCGATACCCTGAAAAATGAGAGTGCTGAAGTTATTCAATATATCAGCAAATCTGAGTCTTCTATGATTAAAGGTCGCGAAAGAGGAAGTGATGCAGTTGAGGCTCTGACAGAGATAACCCGTAAAACCAGCGAAGCAAGCGAGCAGACAGAGGTGATTTTCAGATCAATCCGTGAGCTTGCCGAGACCAGTCAGTCGATGGCCGATAGTATGTCAAAAATCTCTTCTTCTATGTCACTGATAGAAGAGAGTAACCATAGCCTTAAACAAACCAGCCAGCTTGTGGATCAACGCTCCACCAAACTGAATAACAAATGTCTGACCTTCTCTGTCTAA
- the pflA gene encoding pyruvate formate lyase 1-activating protein has product MSVTGRIHSYESCGTVDGPGIRFIIFLQGCLMRCMYCHNRDTWNTHGGKEVSVEEIINEAKSYKHFMKASGGGVTCSGGEAMLQPEFVRDFFRAAQAEGMHTCLDTNGYIRKHTDVVDEVLEASDLVMLDIKQMKDEIHQDFIGVSNRRTLDFARYLHKIGQKTWIRYVIVPGYTDDEESAHMLGEFIRDMDNIEKVELLPYHKLGAHKWEALGHDYPLEGVNPPSKETMDKMVEILSQYTDNVKY; this is encoded by the coding sequence ATGTCAGTGACAGGTCGTATTCATTCCTATGAGTCGTGTGGTACCGTCGATGGGCCCGGCATCCGCTTTATTATCTTTCTGCAAGGCTGTCTGATGCGTTGTATGTATTGCCACAACCGTGATACCTGGAATACCCATGGCGGTAAAGAAGTCAGCGTAGAAGAGATCATTAACGAAGCTAAATCTTATAAGCATTTTATGAAGGCTTCAGGCGGTGGTGTAACCTGCTCCGGTGGCGAAGCTATGTTGCAACCTGAGTTCGTTCGTGATTTTTTCCGCGCCGCACAGGCAGAAGGCATGCACACCTGTCTGGATACTAACGGCTATATCCGCAAACATACTGATGTAGTTGATGAAGTGCTGGAAGCCTCTGATCTTGTTATGTTGGATATAAAGCAGATGAAAGATGAAATTCATCAGGACTTTATCGGCGTATCCAACCGCAGAACCCTCGACTTTGCCCGTTACCTACACAAGATCGGCCAGAAAACCTGGATACGCTATGTGATTGTTCCCGGTTATACCGACGATGAAGAGTCAGCTCATATGCTGGGTGAATTTATCCGAGATATGGACAATATTGAAAAAGTTGAGCTTCTTCCTTACCACAAACTGGGGGCTCATAAATGGGAAGCGCTCGGTCATGATTATCCGCTGGAGGGCGTTAATCCGCCAAGCAAGGAAACCATGGATAAAATGGTCGAAATTCTCAGCCAATATACTGACAACGTAAAATACTAA
- a CDS encoding GFA family protein — MQKIIKGSCHCGNVHIKISGPVYGFKHCHCTTCRKLHGTVYASNAIVSKKDFEMICGADGLHSYSTSPRKTIYFCKNCCSPIYSAMPENPQEIYIRLGLLDDDPGVRAEYHWWVDQKAPWYEILDDLPQVSTTK, encoded by the coding sequence ATGCAAAAAATCATCAAAGGAAGTTGCCACTGCGGAAATGTTCACATCAAAATATCCGGCCCTGTGTACGGATTTAAACATTGCCACTGCACCACTTGCCGCAAGCTACATGGTACGGTTTACGCTTCAAATGCCATTGTAAGTAAAAAAGATTTTGAAATGATTTGTGGCGCTGATGGCTTACACAGCTACAGCACCAGCCCGCGTAAAACAATCTATTTTTGCAAAAACTGCTGCTCACCAATCTACTCAGCAATGCCGGAAAACCCTCAAGAAATCTATATCCGGCTGGGCTTATTAGATGATGATCCCGGAGTACGGGCAGAGTACCACTGGTGGGTAGATCAGAAAGCGCCATGGTATGAGATACTGGATGACCTGCCGCAGGTTTCCACCACAAAATAA
- a CDS encoding energy-coupling factor ABC transporter permease: protein MDSIQLISAFIVIAAILFCWRDFYQIFVAKLLNDKPFQHFAFLLMLGLFFLWSAQASVKEGLSIHFLAMTSFTLIFGWRSAFMLTLPVIAGLAITGQIAVETLASYTLLTSLLPILISYSVFAASYRYLPHNIFIYIFIAGFFNGGFTGSMHLLMNTGFQIVHGQHDWQTINDNYFIFLPLLAFPEGLINGMAAAMMSVFKPEWLRTFSDRDYIYQRGKK from the coding sequence ATGGACTCTATACAGCTGATATCCGCTTTTATTGTTATCGCAGCAATACTGTTTTGCTGGCGGGATTTTTACCAGATCTTTGTGGCCAAACTGCTTAATGACAAACCTTTTCAGCATTTTGCCTTTCTTCTCATGTTGGGGCTGTTTTTTCTCTGGTCAGCACAGGCCAGTGTTAAAGAAGGCCTCTCTATTCACTTTCTCGCCATGACCAGCTTTACTCTTATTTTTGGCTGGAGAAGCGCTTTTATGCTCACCCTACCGGTTATCGCCGGCCTAGCGATAACCGGTCAGATAGCCGTTGAAACCCTTGCCAGTTATACCTTGTTAACGTCACTGCTGCCGATACTGATAAGCTATTCAGTATTTGCCGCCAGCTATAGATATCTGCCACACAACATCTTTATCTATATCTTTATTGCCGGATTCTTTAATGGCGGTTTTACCGGCAGTATGCACCTGCTGATGAACACCGGTTTTCAGATAGTTCACGGCCAGCATGACTGGCAGACCATTAATGACAATTACTTTATTTTTCTTCCCTTGCTCGCCTTCCCTGAAGGCTTGATAAACGGTATGGCGGCGGCAATGATGTCGGTATTTAAACCTGAATGGCTGCGAACCTTTTCTGACCGGGATTATATTTATCAGCGAGGTAAAAAATAA
- a CDS encoding YfbU family protein — protein sequence MEMTNAQRLILSNQYYLMAQLNPESSAKYKRLQTIVERGYALQMRELDKEFGKISEEECREVINIMEMYHAMQESFKMLKEDDQSNVDQRRLNFLGFDIASEHQLVNYVRFLVDSEGLYPQFDKGDHHFNAQMPMLDKYRRMLTTWRNCPRQYHLSVSEFTQIFNA from the coding sequence ATGGAAATGACCAACGCTCAACGTTTAATCCTTTCGAACCAGTACTATCTTATGGCTCAGCTAAACCCGGAAAGCAGCGCAAAATATAAGCGTCTACAGACCATTGTAGAGCGTGGTTACGCACTACAGATGCGCGAGCTGGACAAAGAGTTTGGTAAGATTTCTGAAGAAGAGTGTCGTGAAGTTATCAACATTATGGAGATGTATCACGCCATGCAGGAATCCTTCAAAATGCTGAAAGAAGATGACCAAAGTAACGTAGATCAGCGTCGCCTGAACTTCCTTGGCTTTGATATCGCCAGCGAACACCAACTAGTAAATTACGTTCGTTTTCTGGTAGATTCTGAAGGCCTGTATCCTCAGTTCGATAAAGGTGATCACCACTTCAATGCACAGATGCCGATGCTGGATAAGTACCGCAGAATGCTGACAACATGGCGCAACTGCCCTCGTCAGTATCACTTGTCTGTTAGTGAGTTTACTCAGATTTTCAACGCCTAG